A DNA window from Ammospiza nelsoni isolate bAmmNel1 chromosome 31, bAmmNel1.pri, whole genome shotgun sequence contains the following coding sequences:
- the LOC132085630 gene encoding uncharacterized protein LOC132085630 isoform X1 → MEPLELSPALLQPQVRVVSTLDELWDTLPRRDEDTMLMSPVCLHWGLEEFTRELRVTLHRIDDTWRCHNVTSDDDGPAASVSRALAAYRSTPGTTWDRVTMAASKYKRSVSVLVESWAELARKATELHSTCRGVVTWARELQDEAARDGTAQENMVGLGQALGREEGAEVVAGHGAQVRREARVAASEAAWATMERQRLEAALGLLERLVAACDEATAFPRELQWRLRDIETTLKVTNWVSTDVPEDLVAKVAEAEQLWVANALLAKDHVLGAIDDVIDNYSTGGPTGPSACGVAEWCQRAIEDIPRLLQPPECPRSIPKIFSVMEPREVPSQQLQALVAVVATLGKVVATLPWPHRDKCLHESPSSLHEDLRRFTRSLRSILDHGGVTSLGLPGVPTLRRALATLWATPGTTQANVRAAAKAWRELVAKLVDSWDWLAREATKLREKVVMEQLLMVALDKEEVTLEMATHNGQVVAANVEAMAEAMVATRRGRWAVVALGLLYRLVAMCDRATLFYWNVEWQLRDIETILKGTNEASPDVLQALMAKVAKFECLWEASTRLVKDHLLGTLGDIDNILLSPCGGCDVPGGPGSRTVAERCQKAIEDIPRLLQESFT, encoded by the exons atggAGCCCCTCGAG ctgtccccggccctgctgcagccacaggtcaGGGTGGTGTCCACCCTGGATGAGCTGTGGGACACCCTGCCCAGGCGGGACGAGGACACGATGCTCATGTCCCCAGTGTGCCTGCACTGGGGCCTGGAGGAATTCACCAGGGAGCTCCGGGTCACCCTGCACCGCATTGATGACACCTGGAGGTGCCACAATGTCACCTCCGATGATGATGGCCCTGCCGCCTCCGTGAGCCGGGCCCTGGCCGCCTACAGGAGCACCCCAGGGACCACCTGGGATCGAGTGACAATGGCAGCCAGCAAGTATAAGAGGTCGGTGTCTGTGCTTGTGGAGAGCTGGGCCGAGCTGGCCAGGAAGGCCACCGAgctgcacagcacctgcaggggGGTGGTCACctgggccagggagctgcaggacgAGGCTGCCCGTGatgggacagctcaggaaaacatgGTGGGGCTGGGtcaggccctgggcagggaggagggggccGAGGTGGTGGCCGGGCATGGAGCCCAGGTGAGGAGAGAGGCCAGGGTGGCTGCCAGTGAGGCAGCATGGGCCACCATGGAGAGACAGCGGCTGGAGGCGGCCCTGGGGCTACTGGAGCGCTTGGTGGCCGCGTGTGACGAAGCCACCGCGTTCCCCCGGGAGCTGCAGTGGCGGCTCAGGGACATCGAGACCACCCTGAAAGTGACAAATTGGGTGTCCACCGATGTCCCTGAAGATTTGGTGGCCAAGGTGGCCGAGGCCGAGCAGCTGTGGGTGGCCAACGCTCTCCTGGCCAAGGATCACGTGCTGGGAGCCATTGACGACGTGATCGACAACTATAGCACGGGTGGTCCCACGGGCCCCAGTGCCTGCGGGGTGGCTGAGTGGTGCCAAAGAGCCATCGAGGACATCCCAAGGCTCCTTCAACCCCCGGAGTGTCCCCGGAGCATCCCCAAGATCTTCTCAGTCATGGAGCCCCGAGAG GTGCcctctcagcagctgcaggcactggtGGCCGTGGTGGCCACCCTGGGCAAGGTGGTGGCCACCCTGCCTTGGCCACACAGGGACAAGTGCCTACATGAGTCACCAAGCTCCCTGCATGAGGACCTGAGGAGATTCACCCGGAGCCTCCGTTCAATCCTGGACCATGGcggtgtcacctccctgggcctccccggtgtccccacGCTGAGAAGGGCCCTGGCCACCCTCTGGGCCACCCCAGGGACCACCCAGGCCAATGTGAGAGCCGCAGCCAAGGCATGGCGGGAGTTGGTGGCCAAGCTCGTGGACAGCTGGGACTGGCTGGCCAGGGAGGCCACCAAGCTCCGTGAGAAGGTGGtcatggagcagctgctgatggtGGCCTTGGACAAAGAGGAGGTGACCTTGGAAATGGCCACGCACAATGGCCAGGTGGTGGCAGCCAACGTTGAGGCCATGGCAGAGGCTATGGTGGCCACCAGGAGGGGACGTTGGGCAgtggtggccctggggctgctgtatCGCTTGGTGGCCATGTGTGACAGAGCCACCTTGTTCTACTGGAACGTGGAGtggcagctcagggacatcGAGACCATCCTGAAGGGGACAAACGAGGCATCCCCTGATGTCCTCCAGGCCTTGATGGCCAAAGTGGCCAAGTTTGAGTGTCTGTGGGAGGCCAGCACCCGCCTTGTCAAGGATcacctgctggggacacttggggacattgaCAACATCCTCTTGAGTCCCTGTGGTGGCTGCGATGTgcctggtggccctggcagccGCACGGTGGCTGAACGGTGCCAAAAAGCCATCGAGGACATcccaaggctgctgcaggaaagtTTCACGTAG
- the LOC132085630 gene encoding uncharacterized protein LOC132085630 isoform X2, whose protein sequence is MEPLELSPALLQPQVRVVSTLDELWDTLPRRDEDTMLMSPVCLHWGLEEFTRELRVTLHRIDDTWRCHNVTSDDDGPAASVSRALAAYRSTPGTTWDRVTMAASKYKRSVSVLVESWAELARKATELHSTCRGVVTWARELQDEAARDGTAQENMVGLGQALGREEGAEVVAGHGAQVRREARVAASEAAWATMERQRLEAALGLLERLVAACDEATAFPRELQWRLRDIETTLKVTNWVSTDVPEDLVAKVAEAEQLWVANALLAKDHVLGAIDDVIDNYSTGGPTGPSACGVAEWCQRAIEDIPRLLQPPECPRSIPKIFSVPSQQLQALVAVVATLGKVVATLPWPHRDKCLHESPSSLHEDLRRFTRSLRSILDHGGVTSLGLPGVPTLRRALATLWATPGTTQANVRAAAKAWRELVAKLVDSWDWLAREATKLREKVVMEQLLMVALDKEEVTLEMATHNGQVVAANVEAMAEAMVATRRGRWAVVALGLLYRLVAMCDRATLFYWNVEWQLRDIETILKGTNEASPDVLQALMAKVAKFECLWEASTRLVKDHLLGTLGDIDNILLSPCGGCDVPGGPGSRTVAERCQKAIEDIPRLLQESFT, encoded by the exons atggAGCCCCTCGAG ctgtccccggccctgctgcagccacaggtcaGGGTGGTGTCCACCCTGGATGAGCTGTGGGACACCCTGCCCAGGCGGGACGAGGACACGATGCTCATGTCCCCAGTGTGCCTGCACTGGGGCCTGGAGGAATTCACCAGGGAGCTCCGGGTCACCCTGCACCGCATTGATGACACCTGGAGGTGCCACAATGTCACCTCCGATGATGATGGCCCTGCCGCCTCCGTGAGCCGGGCCCTGGCCGCCTACAGGAGCACCCCAGGGACCACCTGGGATCGAGTGACAATGGCAGCCAGCAAGTATAAGAGGTCGGTGTCTGTGCTTGTGGAGAGCTGGGCCGAGCTGGCCAGGAAGGCCACCGAgctgcacagcacctgcaggggGGTGGTCACctgggccagggagctgcaggacgAGGCTGCCCGTGatgggacagctcaggaaaacatgGTGGGGCTGGGtcaggccctgggcagggaggagggggccGAGGTGGTGGCCGGGCATGGAGCCCAGGTGAGGAGAGAGGCCAGGGTGGCTGCCAGTGAGGCAGCATGGGCCACCATGGAGAGACAGCGGCTGGAGGCGGCCCTGGGGCTACTGGAGCGCTTGGTGGCCGCGTGTGACGAAGCCACCGCGTTCCCCCGGGAGCTGCAGTGGCGGCTCAGGGACATCGAGACCACCCTGAAAGTGACAAATTGGGTGTCCACCGATGTCCCTGAAGATTTGGTGGCCAAGGTGGCCGAGGCCGAGCAGCTGTGGGTGGCCAACGCTCTCCTGGCCAAGGATCACGTGCTGGGAGCCATTGACGACGTGATCGACAACTATAGCACGGGTGGTCCCACGGGCCCCAGTGCCTGCGGGGTGGCTGAGTGGTGCCAAAGAGCCATCGAGGACATCCCAAGGCTCCTTCAACCCCCGGAGTGTCCCCGGAGCATCCCCAAGATCTTCTCA GTGCcctctcagcagctgcaggcactggtGGCCGTGGTGGCCACCCTGGGCAAGGTGGTGGCCACCCTGCCTTGGCCACACAGGGACAAGTGCCTACATGAGTCACCAAGCTCCCTGCATGAGGACCTGAGGAGATTCACCCGGAGCCTCCGTTCAATCCTGGACCATGGcggtgtcacctccctgggcctccccggtgtccccacGCTGAGAAGGGCCCTGGCCACCCTCTGGGCCACCCCAGGGACCACCCAGGCCAATGTGAGAGCCGCAGCCAAGGCATGGCGGGAGTTGGTGGCCAAGCTCGTGGACAGCTGGGACTGGCTGGCCAGGGAGGCCACCAAGCTCCGTGAGAAGGTGGtcatggagcagctgctgatggtGGCCTTGGACAAAGAGGAGGTGACCTTGGAAATGGCCACGCACAATGGCCAGGTGGTGGCAGCCAACGTTGAGGCCATGGCAGAGGCTATGGTGGCCACCAGGAGGGGACGTTGGGCAgtggtggccctggggctgctgtatCGCTTGGTGGCCATGTGTGACAGAGCCACCTTGTTCTACTGGAACGTGGAGtggcagctcagggacatcGAGACCATCCTGAAGGGGACAAACGAGGCATCCCCTGATGTCCTCCAGGCCTTGATGGCCAAAGTGGCCAAGTTTGAGTGTCTGTGGGAGGCCAGCACCCGCCTTGTCAAGGATcacctgctggggacacttggggacattgaCAACATCCTCTTGAGTCCCTGTGGTGGCTGCGATGTgcctggtggccctggcagccGCACGGTGGCTGAACGGTGCCAAAAAGCCATCGAGGACATcccaaggctgctgcaggaaagtTTCACGTAG